From Bdellovibrio bacteriovorus, a single genomic window includes:
- a CDS encoding ribonucleoside-diphosphate reductase subunit alpha, which produces MLETTAHIMRVKKRDGTLEPVDVTKIVERVTRNCQGLTQVDPLRVATKAISGLYDGATTNELDNLCIQTASLLIGEEPEYSRLAARLLSIYIDEEVRSQKIQSFADSVAFGHSVGLLSEATYKFVEANKAALCAAIEPYRTDRFEYFGLRTVYDRYLLKNPTSRQVFETPQYFFMRVACGLAQSVEEAIEFYRLISSHDYMASTPTLFNSGTTRPQMSSCYLLDSPADDLKAIYDKYSDIALLSKFAGGIGVAYSRVRSRGSLIKGTNGHSNGIIPWLKTMDSSVAAVNQGGKRKGAACVYLETWHADIEEFLELRDNTGDEAKRTHNLNLANWVPDLFMRRVEADQMWSLFDPRVVPHFVDTYGPEFEAAYAEAEAKKMYVKQIKARDLYSRMMKTLAQTGNGWMTFKDAANLKANQTGEAGNVIHLSNLCTEILEVTSNSETAVCNLGSVNLGRHVENGQFNFEKLAKSVRTAVKYLDRVVDINFYPIQTAQDSNHKWRPVGLGVMGLQDAFFQLKLPFDSAAARDLSAKIQEEIYYNALVTSCELAEQFGPHGAYEQTKASKGLLQYDLWGVTPSQPERFEKLKEKIKKHGLRNSLMIAIAPTATIASIVGCYEAIEPQVSNLFKRETLSGEFMQINKYLVTDLKTMGLWNEDLRNEIKLQDGSIQDVAAIPQQLKELYRTVWEIPMKSLIDMAADRGAYIDQAQSLNLFMESPTIGKVSSMYMYAWKRGVKTTYYLRSRPATKIAKTTVRTSGNGLSMTSEAANSMDAAPAPAAEAAPKKTYTDAEVIACSLENPEACEACQ; this is translated from the coding sequence ATGTTGGAAACAACAGCTCACATCATGAGAGTTAAAAAAAGAGATGGCACGCTGGAGCCGGTCGACGTAACAAAGATCGTTGAACGCGTGACTCGCAACTGCCAGGGCCTGACTCAAGTGGACCCACTACGTGTTGCTACGAAAGCAATCAGTGGTCTTTATGATGGCGCAACAACAAACGAACTCGACAATCTTTGTATTCAGACGGCTTCCCTATTGATCGGTGAAGAGCCTGAGTATTCTCGTTTGGCTGCTCGTCTTCTTTCTATCTATATTGACGAAGAAGTTCGTTCTCAGAAAATTCAATCTTTCGCAGACTCTGTGGCTTTTGGTCACTCGGTAGGTCTGTTGTCTGAGGCGACTTATAAATTCGTAGAAGCTAATAAAGCCGCTCTTTGCGCCGCGATCGAACCGTACCGCACAGACCGTTTTGAATACTTCGGTCTAAGAACTGTTTACGATCGTTATCTATTGAAAAATCCAACTTCTCGCCAAGTGTTCGAGACTCCTCAATACTTCTTCATGCGCGTGGCTTGTGGTTTGGCTCAATCTGTAGAAGAGGCTATCGAGTTTTATCGTTTGATCTCTTCTCATGACTACATGGCTTCAACGCCAACATTGTTCAACTCTGGAACAACTCGTCCTCAGATGTCTTCTTGTTATCTTTTGGACTCTCCAGCAGATGACTTGAAAGCGATCTACGACAAATATTCAGACATCGCTTTGTTGTCTAAATTTGCCGGCGGTATCGGCGTGGCCTACTCTCGCGTTCGTTCCCGCGGTTCTTTGATCAAAGGAACAAACGGTCACTCCAACGGTATCATTCCTTGGTTGAAAACAATGGATTCTTCCGTTGCGGCTGTAAACCAAGGTGGTAAACGTAAAGGTGCGGCTTGTGTGTACCTAGAGACATGGCATGCTGACATCGAAGAGTTCCTTGAACTTCGCGACAACACAGGTGACGAAGCTAAACGTACTCACAACTTGAACTTGGCAAACTGGGTTCCAGATTTGTTCATGAGGCGTGTTGAAGCAGACCAAATGTGGTCTTTGTTCGACCCACGTGTCGTGCCTCATTTCGTGGACACTTATGGTCCTGAGTTCGAAGCGGCTTATGCAGAAGCCGAAGCTAAGAAAATGTACGTAAAGCAAATCAAAGCACGTGATTTGTACTCGCGCATGATGAAAACGTTGGCACAAACTGGTAACGGTTGGATGACGTTTAAAGATGCCGCGAACTTGAAGGCCAACCAAACAGGCGAAGCTGGCAACGTGATCCATCTTTCAAACCTTTGCACAGAGATCTTGGAAGTGACTTCCAACTCTGAAACTGCGGTTTGTAACTTAGGTTCTGTGAACTTGGGTCGCCACGTTGAAAACGGTCAATTCAATTTCGAAAAACTGGCGAAATCTGTTCGCACAGCTGTGAAATATTTGGACCGCGTTGTTGATATCAACTTCTACCCTATCCAAACAGCTCAAGACTCCAATCACAAATGGCGTCCAGTAGGTTTGGGTGTGATGGGTCTTCAGGATGCTTTCTTCCAATTGAAACTTCCTTTTGACTCGGCAGCGGCTCGTGATTTGTCAGCGAAGATCCAAGAAGAAATCTACTACAATGCGCTAGTGACTTCTTGTGAGCTTGCTGAACAATTCGGCCCTCACGGTGCTTATGAACAAACAAAAGCTTCTAAAGGTTTGTTGCAATACGACCTTTGGGGTGTGACTCCGTCTCAACCAGAGCGCTTTGAGAAATTGAAAGAAAAAATCAAAAAGCACGGTTTGAGAAACTCTTTGATGATCGCGATTGCGCCTACAGCGACAATTGCTTCTATCGTGGGTTGCTACGAAGCGATCGAACCACAAGTTTCTAACTTGTTTAAGCGTGAAACACTTTCTGGTGAGTTCATGCAAATCAACAAGTACCTAGTTACTGATTTGAAAACTATGGGCTTGTGGAACGAAGACCTTCGCAATGAAATCAAACTTCAAGATGGTTCTATCCAAGACGTGGCAGCAATTCCTCAGCAATTGAAAGAATTGTACCGCACTGTATGGGAAATCCCGATGAAGTCTTTGATCGACATGGCGGCCGATCGTGGCGCTTACATCGACCAAGCTCAATCTTTGAACTTGTTCATGGAAAGTCCAACAATCGGTAAAGTTTCTTCTATGTACATGTATGCATGGAAAAGAGGCGTGAAAACGACTTATTACCTTCGCTCTCGTCCAGCAACTAAGATTGCTAAAACGACAGTCAGAACTTCAGGTAATGGTTTAAGCATGACTTCTGAAGCTGCCAACTCAATGGACGCCGCTCCAGCACCTGCTGCTGAAGCAGCTCCAAAAAAGACTTACACAGACGCTGAAGTGATCGCTTGCTCTCTGGAAAACCCAGAAGCCTGCGAAGCTTGTCAGTAG
- a CDS encoding TIGR01212 family radical SAM protein (This family includes YhcC from E. coli K-12, an uncharacterized radical SAM protein.), translated as MEKGWLGLPYHTISEHYNKLFGEKVYKVPVSVVDDCPNRRGLKGMQTCVFCDVWGSAANAESLSMELRHQIETYQSKIGARYNAKAFLIYFQAYTNTFTKVSALRHNFDVALSYPWVKGFTLGTRPDCLSKAVLDMWQEYHEKSFVAVELGVQSFFNDQLEFMRRGHTAEASLEAVHKIAENTKVDLGIHLIFGNPGETDDHIVKTAEIVNTLPITNVKLHNLHVLKNTPLEGMYHAGEFTPIDRDTYAHRVELFLQHLSPRFAMHRLAAYSSRWDELVAPEWTKDKMGTHQYIIDYLRARKSYQSQKFIAETPGDLDLQSVLQRKSVPLATTHA; from the coding sequence ATGGAAAAAGGCTGGTTAGGACTTCCCTATCATACAATCAGTGAGCACTACAATAAGCTCTTTGGCGAAAAGGTTTATAAGGTGCCGGTCTCTGTCGTGGATGATTGTCCCAACCGCCGCGGTCTTAAAGGCATGCAGACTTGCGTATTTTGCGATGTCTGGGGATCTGCCGCCAACGCGGAAAGCCTTTCTATGGAGCTGCGCCATCAAATTGAAACTTATCAATCTAAGATTGGTGCGCGCTATAATGCCAAAGCTTTCTTGATCTACTTCCAAGCTTACACAAATACGTTTACGAAAGTGTCGGCTCTTCGTCACAACTTCGACGTCGCTCTTTCTTATCCATGGGTGAAAGGCTTCACCTTAGGAACGCGCCCGGACTGTCTTTCAAAAGCGGTTTTGGATATGTGGCAAGAGTATCACGAAAAGTCCTTCGTCGCGGTTGAACTGGGAGTGCAAAGTTTCTTCAATGACCAACTGGAGTTCATGCGACGTGGACATACTGCGGAAGCTTCGCTAGAGGCCGTTCACAAAATCGCGGAAAACACGAAAGTGGATTTGGGAATTCATTTGATCTTCGGAAACCCGGGAGAGACAGACGATCACATTGTGAAAACCGCCGAGATCGTAAACACACTTCCTATCACGAACGTGAAGCTTCACAATTTGCACGTATTAAAGAACACGCCTTTAGAGGGCATGTACCACGCGGGGGAATTCACTCCGATTGATCGCGATACTTACGCTCACCGGGTTGAACTTTTCTTGCAGCATCTTTCGCCGCGCTTTGCGATGCACCGGCTGGCCGCGTACTCTTCGCGCTGGGACGAGCTTGTAGCGCCGGAATGGACGAAGGATAAAATGGGTACGCACCAGTACATCATCGACTATTTACGTGCGAGAAAGTCCTATCAATCACAGAAATTTATCGCGGAAACACCGGGTGATTTGGATTTGCAGTCCGTTTTGCAAAGAAAATCCGTCCCGCTTGCTACAACTCATGCTTAG
- a CDS encoding MnmC family methyltransferase, with protein MKAWSDIGFEIEITGDQSPSLRLLQSVDPAKDRGESMHHSGGACTETLLIYGEPIKETLQKIEKPHFLIVGLGLGYIESVIAREALLQKKSASDVGMITSYESVPELREFFFRWLHDDKDTLHPEVINTYEQMLEAIVRDTDLTSEAVKAFLVEHFRKPVDIFSALDKDVRLVSKYHCILYDAFSSKTSPFLWEEEFLNSLLEQGSSSSCILSTYACKGSLKRALKNHGFEVIVREGFQGKRNSTLGVKNL; from the coding sequence ATGAAAGCGTGGAGCGATATAGGGTTTGAAATCGAAATCACCGGGGATCAAAGCCCTTCTTTGCGTCTATTGCAGTCCGTAGATCCTGCGAAAGACAGGGGCGAATCCATGCACCACTCTGGCGGTGCCTGTACTGAAACTTTGCTGATCTATGGCGAACCGATCAAAGAGACTCTGCAGAAAATAGAAAAACCTCATTTTTTAATCGTCGGCTTAGGGTTGGGCTACATCGAGAGCGTCATTGCCCGCGAAGCTCTTTTGCAAAAGAAGTCGGCCTCGGACGTGGGGATGATCACGAGCTACGAAAGTGTTCCCGAATTGCGTGAGTTCTTTTTTAGGTGGCTTCATGATGACAAAGACACTCTTCACCCTGAAGTGATAAACACTTACGAACAAATGTTAGAAGCGATCGTCAGAGACACTGATTTAACGAGTGAGGCCGTGAAAGCTTTCTTGGTCGAACACTTCCGAAAGCCCGTCGATATTTTTTCTGCGCTTGATAAAGATGTCAGGCTGGTGTCGAAATATCACTGCATCCTTTACGATGCGTTCAGTTCAAAAACGTCCCCCTTTCTTTGGGAAGAAGAATTTCTGAATTCTCTTCTAGAGCAAGGTTCATCTTCGTCGTGCATTTTATCCACTTATGCGTGCAAGGGGTCCCTTAAAAGAGCCCTCAAGAATCACGGCTTTGAAGTGATTGTGCGAGAAGGTTTCCAAGGAAAACGCAATTCCACTTTGGGTGTGAAAAATCTCTAG
- a CDS encoding substrate-binding periplasmic protein, with product MFSFSRYVFTALILMSACGFAKTVELATFPIPLMVEDSERGLFVNLTKEIGKRTNKKIHISVYPTGKALLAFSGNKVQGIFPGLDVSIPKRSARSSAFYVKVDHIFFRKGQTLESVKDLEGKKVGLTFRYPYSKELLLNKKIKFEFAADDVLNMRKLAQGQIDAFIVEERSGLKALQLSGEKDILFNKEKPIAQQEVFYAFQNDEEGKELAEIFTKTIEAMKKDGSLQRLLVSP from the coding sequence ATGTTCTCTTTCTCTCGGTATGTTTTTACCGCTCTTATTTTGATGTCGGCTTGCGGTTTTGCAAAAACCGTCGAGCTGGCGACGTTTCCTATTCCATTAATGGTGGAAGATTCCGAGCGCGGGCTTTTTGTGAACCTCACGAAAGAGATTGGCAAACGCACAAATAAAAAAATTCATATCAGTGTTTATCCCACTGGAAAAGCTTTGCTGGCTTTTAGTGGAAATAAAGTTCAAGGAATTTTTCCCGGCTTGGATGTTTCTATTCCGAAAAGATCGGCCAGATCCAGTGCCTTTTACGTCAAGGTGGATCACATCTTTTTTAGAAAAGGTCAGACGCTGGAAAGTGTGAAAGATCTTGAAGGTAAAAAAGTCGGTTTGACCTTCCGTTATCCTTATTCGAAAGAACTTCTTCTGAATAAGAAAATCAAATTTGAATTTGCCGCCGATGATGTCTTGAATATGCGAAAGCTGGCGCAAGGCCAAATTGATGCCTTCATCGTCGAAGAGCGTTCGGGTTTAAAAGCTCTGCAATTGAGTGGCGAAAAAGACATTCTTTTCAACAAAGAGAAACCGATAGCTCAGCAGGAAGTTTTTTATGCCTTTCAGAATGATGAAGAGGGTAAAGAGCTTGCCGAAATTTTCACGAAGACTATTGAAGCCATGAAAAAAGATGGAAGCTTACAGCGCCTGCTGGTCAGTCCTTAA
- a CDS encoding C45 family autoproteolytic acyltransferase/hydolase has product MKNIIALLLLLPVFSYADCTLVQELQGQKHFICGAEGAKNKVHVLDLQGGFSETAYYHGLFLRKEIEKGVLAGVQTQVQRAFAELSPKDREQILLIKKCVMDNYRASVSDEFKSGLKNLYRGLKDAGSKVGWSEFEESNYMVEFSIFTDSMQRLLDENPRKGKMKVFASCAPYFVGHALLKPFKKLAQGLRSIKMGCTGISASATSSTEGALVHGRNFDTGLLGFYETNQVIVINRQRNGMTSAGLASAGLHYAGGISGINNYGLAVSLHELQTEGTQIRYESGQSDVAPYLLHSILMKAKTLNEAIAMIQTRKGFGAWTFFISDSKTDEAASIELSGNTVAVARRSKNTYLGQSNHFVAAATSAEGYEYSLNKTLETRARLSHVQRTIKEDFGHIDAQWVINRLSGHTDELVGARSFGRTTTKVYTAATHVMIPERQEWWMSVAETYPTNRSPFIGFRLSTNPNSPIEVLGVKKAWEDPEKTAWYDSMKYYVQAYLTNEADHHTLAGFDRTLGLINQASEQARSAGIYEFPYHFMWARIKVQRAAKAIMAGKRDEAFIDLTESLERLEEISVRIGTTLHPYEKFQLDLWKFRAETLKPQTHKNKALQQSSRKEAQKTLTELIQKYPSQSELYDLQWSLQEEAQLYIVLDSEIRLGTVE; this is encoded by the coding sequence ATGAAAAATATCATCGCCTTATTATTGCTTCTTCCAGTGTTTTCCTATGCCGACTGCACGTTGGTGCAAGAGCTTCAGGGACAAAAACATTTTATTTGTGGCGCCGAAGGTGCAAAGAACAAAGTCCATGTTTTAGATCTGCAAGGCGGATTTTCTGAAACGGCTTATTATCACGGTCTATTTCTGCGCAAAGAAATTGAAAAAGGCGTCTTAGCGGGCGTGCAAACTCAAGTGCAAAGAGCCTTCGCCGAACTTTCACCTAAAGACCGGGAGCAAATTCTTCTGATTAAAAAATGCGTGATGGATAACTATCGCGCCAGTGTGTCTGACGAATTTAAAAGTGGTCTTAAAAATCTTTATCGCGGCCTCAAAGATGCAGGCAGCAAGGTCGGCTGGAGTGAATTTGAAGAGAGCAACTACATGGTGGAGTTTTCAATCTTTACGGACTCCATGCAAAGATTGCTGGATGAAAATCCCCGCAAAGGAAAAATGAAGGTGTTTGCTTCCTGTGCGCCTTACTTTGTGGGCCATGCTCTTTTAAAGCCTTTTAAGAAGCTCGCTCAAGGTCTTCGTTCTATTAAAATGGGGTGCACAGGGATTAGTGCATCGGCGACAAGCTCCACGGAGGGAGCCCTCGTTCATGGCAGAAACTTTGATACAGGTCTTTTGGGTTTTTATGAAACAAACCAAGTCATTGTGATCAATCGTCAGCGCAACGGTATGACCTCCGCAGGTCTGGCTTCCGCGGGTTTGCACTATGCCGGTGGCATCAGTGGCATCAACAACTACGGTCTAGCAGTAAGTCTGCATGAACTGCAGACGGAAGGAACACAGATTCGTTACGAATCAGGCCAGTCGGATGTTGCCCCCTATTTACTGCACTCTATTTTAATGAAAGCTAAAACTTTGAATGAAGCCATTGCCATGATTCAAACAAGAAAGGGCTTTGGGGCTTGGACCTTCTTTATTTCGGATTCTAAAACCGATGAGGCCGCTTCTATAGAGCTTAGTGGAAATACCGTGGCCGTGGCCCGTCGTTCAAAAAACACTTACTTGGGCCAGAGTAACCATTTTGTTGCAGCCGCAACGAGCGCTGAAGGTTATGAGTACAGTCTGAATAAAACACTGGAAACTCGCGCCCGTCTTTCTCATGTTCAAAGAACAATAAAGGAAGACTTCGGCCATATTGACGCGCAATGGGTGATAAATCGCTTGAGCGGTCACACCGATGAACTTGTGGGTGCACGCAGCTTCGGTCGCACCACCACGAAGGTGTATACAGCGGCCACTCATGTGATGATTCCCGAAAGACAAGAATGGTGGATGAGTGTCGCTGAAACTTATCCTACCAATCGTTCTCCGTTCATCGGCTTTCGTTTAAGTACGAATCCAAATTCGCCCATCGAAGTTTTGGGCGTAAAAAAAGCGTGGGAGGATCCCGAAAAAACGGCCTGGTATGATTCCATGAAATATTATGTTCAAGCGTATCTGACAAACGAAGCTGATCATCACACCTTAGCGGGATTTGATAGAACTTTAGGTCTTATTAATCAGGCGTCTGAACAAGCTAGGAGTGCCGGCATTTATGAGTTCCCGTACCACTTTATGTGGGCCCGTATCAAAGTTCAGAGAGCGGCTAAGGCCATAATGGCAGGCAAGCGCGACGAGGCGTTCATAGATCTTACCGAAAGCCTGGAACGACTGGAAGAAATCTCAGTCCGCATCGGCACGACTTTGCATCCCTATGAAAAGTTTCAATTAGATCTGTGGAAGTTCCGTGCGGAAACATTGAAACCACAAACACATAAAAACAAAGCACTTCAACAAAGTTCTCGCAAGGAAGCGCAAAAGACTCTGACCGAACTCATCCAAAAATATCCAAGTCAGAGCGAACTTTATGACTTGCAGTGGAGCCTTCAGGAAGAGGCGCAGCTATACATTGTCCTGGATTCAGAAATTCGTTTAGGGACTGTCGAGTAG
- a CDS encoding LysE family transporter, whose protein sequence is MILWLMIIGFLSAFALGPASFNIIRSLVRDRSWPWKSIAGFLLGDIVYIALALMLLKSPLLQEAWLKALLTVLTVLCLVLYSVKILFLQKNTDSSFLKEELLIRPSFKKSFLLTMANFHLVFIYAGLFANVANENGLTLWMGAITYLAAFLVSFILLLFTIRQFKNHLQGFLRKIEVVAACGFLTFSAYLSLGIL, encoded by the coding sequence ATGATTCTTTGGCTGATGATCATCGGATTTCTTTCTGCATTTGCTCTGGGGCCGGCGAGTTTTAATATTATTCGCAGCTTGGTGCGCGACCGTTCTTGGCCCTGGAAGTCCATTGCGGGCTTTCTTCTGGGAGATATCGTATATATTGCCTTGGCTTTGATGTTGTTAAAGAGTCCTTTACTTCAAGAGGCTTGGCTTAAAGCCCTTTTGACCGTGCTGACTGTCTTATGCTTAGTGCTTTACTCGGTAAAAATTCTTTTCCTTCAAAAAAACACTGACAGTTCTTTTCTGAAAGAAGAGCTGCTGATTCGCCCGTCATTTAAGAAAAGCTTTCTTTTAACGATGGCGAACTTTCATCTGGTTTTTATTTATGCGGGCCTCTTCGCTAATGTCGCAAACGAAAACGGTTTGACTCTGTGGATGGGCGCCATCACTTATCTGGCCGCCTTCCTAGTCAGTTTTATTTTACTGCTGTTTACAATCCGACAATTCAAAAATCACCTTCAAGGTTTTCTTCGCAAAATTGAAGTTGTAGCGGCCTGTGGATTTTTAACTTTTTCAGCCTATCTCTCATTGGGAATTTTATGA
- a CDS encoding GH3 family domain-containing protein, whose protein sequence is MFAVDSVVHGLGQKYLKTYSQYMSVSQADLLEKQEKNFKQLKRSLNGTRIYKDLRLAHIQNYEEFVNHVPVYGYDDYAPYVDMIAAGHKNILFKDEVEYCGLSSGTSGKDSKRVPYNERMIRMFLKSQKRIASKLSTLEPDINFLKVGRLTFGSDPYLYTQNNIKFGYISGILSTRVPKALAKNTFPSKEVLAISNWDRKIDMLIEEALKEDIQVVSGIPTYIISIFEAILQKTGKKTINEIWPRLKVFVYAATPIKQYTERLNRLVGHELNYYGVYAATEAAIGLPYEKYQNGRQKYFLNPDLLYSFTPVLGDKKSLGLHEIEMGVPYYINVGTPNGLIHYSMKDVISFQQNNEDLVFEFVGRKSTGMNLAAEKVSDDEILDCYLAAKKLRNVDLRHFFLSPVMNEGKASYHWTLFVPAHADVNVEQLAKTVDEEMQRLNGDYKDCREVGVLGPAQVSIVSADYLQKYFESNRSRGQFKLKTTFETAEEYLNFMRSHIAGEVQ, encoded by the coding sequence ATGTTTGCGGTGGATTCTGTCGTGCATGGCTTAGGGCAAAAATACTTAAAGACTTATTCTCAATATATGAGCGTCAGCCAGGCTGACCTGCTGGAAAAGCAAGAGAAAAACTTTAAACAGCTAAAACGCTCGTTAAATGGAACACGTATCTACAAAGATCTGCGCCTAGCGCACATTCAAAATTACGAAGAGTTCGTGAATCACGTTCCGGTCTATGGTTACGATGATTACGCACCTTACGTAGATATGATTGCTGCCGGCCATAAGAACATTCTCTTTAAAGACGAGGTTGAATACTGTGGCCTGTCTTCAGGGACTTCCGGCAAAGACAGCAAACGTGTTCCCTACAATGAGCGCATGATTCGCATGTTTTTGAAATCACAAAAGCGCATCGCAAGTAAGTTAAGCACCCTAGAACCCGACATCAATTTTCTAAAAGTCGGCCGCTTAACTTTTGGTTCGGACCCTTACCTTTACACTCAGAACAATATCAAATTTGGCTATATCTCTGGAATTCTGAGCACACGTGTTCCTAAAGCATTGGCTAAAAATACGTTTCCTTCCAAAGAAGTTTTGGCGATTTCAAACTGGGATCGTAAAATCGACATGCTTATCGAAGAGGCTTTGAAAGAAGACATTCAAGTCGTCAGCGGTATTCCGACGTACATCATTAGTATTTTTGAAGCGATTCTGCAAAAAACCGGCAAGAAAACCATCAATGAAATCTGGCCTCGACTTAAAGTCTTTGTTTACGCCGCAACTCCGATTAAACAATACACCGAAAGACTCAACCGTCTGGTGGGCCATGAGTTAAACTATTACGGCGTTTATGCTGCCACCGAAGCGGCGATCGGTCTTCCTTATGAAAAATACCAAAACGGACGCCAGAAATATTTCTTAAATCCGGATCTTCTTTATTCCTTCACCCCTGTTCTGGGCGATAAAAAGTCCCTGGGTCTTCATGAAATTGAAATGGGTGTGCCTTATTATATCAATGTCGGCACGCCAAATGGTCTTATTCACTATTCAATGAAAGACGTCATTAGTTTTCAGCAAAATAACGAAGACCTGGTGTTCGAATTTGTTGGCAGAAAAAGTACCGGCATGAACTTGGCGGCAGAAAAAGTCAGTGACGATGAGATTTTAGACTGCTACCTGGCGGCAAAAAAACTTCGTAATGTGGACCTTCGTCATTTCTTTCTTTCCCCGGTTATGAATGAAGGGAAAGCGTCCTACCACTGGACACTTTTTGTTCCGGCACACGCCGACGTCAATGTGGAACAGTTAGCAAAAACCGTGGATGAAGAAATGCAACGCTTAAATGGAGATTATAAAGACTGTCGCGAAGTCGGCGTTCTGGGACCTGCGCAAGTTTCCATCGTGAGCGCTGATTACCTGCAAAAATACTTTGAAAGCAATCGCAGCCGCGGCCAGTTTAAACTAAAAACAACTTTTGAAACCGCTGAAGAATACTTGAATTTCATGCGTTCTCATATCGCCGGAGAAGTCCAATGA
- a CDS encoding TetR/AcrR family transcriptional regulator → MATQSKEDIYFAVCNAILKMEVAKGHLAWTLSDISRESGVTRSLIYYYFGKEKKTALEEAYKFVISNFWNMERTKTMGIRDRLKQVLEDTKKMPFLFVLYYLEKNKEGEIGKMIRDAESMLLQALKKEFPKLSETQILEVYLKELGAITFQLPSEKVSDLFEDYISR, encoded by the coding sequence ATGGCAACACAGTCCAAAGAAGATATCTATTTCGCTGTCTGCAACGCAATCCTCAAAATGGAAGTGGCGAAAGGTCATCTGGCCTGGACTCTTTCAGACATTTCCCGAGAATCGGGTGTGACCCGTTCCTTGATCTATTACTACTTCGGGAAAGAGAAAAAAACCGCTCTCGAAGAGGCCTATAAGTTCGTGATTTCTAACTTCTGGAACATGGAGCGCACAAAAACCATGGGGATTCGGGACCGTTTAAAGCAGGTTCTTGAAGACACCAAGAAAATGCCATTCCTATTCGTGCTTTATTACTTAGAAAAAAATAAAGAGGGCGAGATCGGAAAAATGATCCGTGATGCCGAGTCGATGCTTTTACAAGCCTTAAAAAAAGAATTTCCTAAGCTCAGTGAGACTCAGATCTTGGAAGTGTATCTGAAAGAGCTGGGAGCTATTACCTTCCAGCTGCCTTCAGAAAAAGTATCAGACCTATTTGAAGATTATATCAGTCGTTAG